The genomic region AGCGTCGCACCGAATTCTCCCATTCCTCTTGCGTAGGCAAGCATCGCTCCGGCAAGAATTCCCCTCCAAGAAAGAGGAAGAAGAATTTCCCAGAAGATCGTAAAATTCCCTTTACCCAAAGTTTTCGCAGTGTCCTCCATATCGGAATCCACTTCTTCTAAAGCGGCTTTCGCCGAACGATAAACCAAAGGAAAGGAAACTAAAATCGAGGCGATCACTGCCCCGGACCAATGAAACAAAACGCTAAAGTGAAATAAATCGGAAAGAAGAGATCCAATGAATCCGTTTCTTCCCAGAAGAATCAATAGATAGTATCCGAGAACGGTGGGTGGTAAAACGAGCGGAAGTGTAAGAATGGAATCCACCAACTCTTTTCCGAAAAATTTTGTTTTAAACAAAGTGTACGCGCAAAACACTCCGAAGACGGTCGCAATCAATGTGGAAAGAGCACTTACGCTTAATGTCAATAAAACCGGATATCGAATCGTTTCCCAATCAAGCGATGCCATTGACGGATAGAAAACTCTTTTCCTCTTACCAAGTCAACAAGAGAAGAAGGAACAAAAATCCTTCTCATTGAAATCGATACGAAGCTCCGAACAAAAGGGCCGGAACATCGGACTGCAAAGATTGTGTATAATTCAAAACGCGGATGTCGTTCGCATTAAACACCGAATGCAAAACCGCCCAATCGTTTCCTTGAGAAGCTTCGATCTTTCTGGAAAAGAGATAGTTCACCGCAAAATCGAAACTCCAGTTTCCGGAGAGAAAACTGATTCCGAGAGTCGCTAGTTGCTGAACCATGATTCCCGCTTGTAAAGCGCTCATCCCTTCGGATCGAACCACTCCCGTATTGTAACGATAACCGGATCGATACGCAAAAGAATCGGTCTTATATTCCACGCCGATCGCTCCGGCCCAAGAGTCGTGATAAGCGATGTTTTGCGAGATCGTATTCGTTTTTCCGAATGCGGTAGGAAACCAAGAATCTTCCAAAGTTTGTTTGAAGGTTTGATTGTAAGAATTGTAGTTGTAATAGAGAAAATCGATTCCAACACGAAAGTTCTCACCGCCAAAAGAAAATCCAACTCCGTGTTTTTCAGGAAGATTGAAGGTGGCGGAAACACCGGTCCTTCTATAGTTGTTTGCATCTCCGATACCGATTTGCATCCCACCGTCGAGTGGAAGAATATTCCGAGCTTGGTAAGAATAAGCTACCTTAAACCAATCAGTGAATGCATAGGTAAGTCCGAAGATCGCTCCCATCGAATAGGCGTTTCTGCTTCGATAATCGAAACCTTGTCCGGGCACTTCCACTGTGTGTGTAATATCGTAAAATCGTTGATAGGCGATCTGTTTGGAATAGATCGCCTCTATTCCGAGTCCCACGGATAAATTTCCGAATTGATATGCCAACGCGTTGGTCATCTTCACGACGTAGAATGTGGTAAGAAGGTCTTCTTTGATCTTCTTACTGTCCCCGATTGGTCCGGGAATATCGAGTCCGGACCAATCTCGAAACGATTGTCCGTTAGGCGTCACCCGAAGAATCCCGTCAACTTGTCCGTTTCCTCCTCCCGGAATGTATACTCCCACACCGTAATGCAAACGATTGGTGATCGGGACGTTCCATCCGAAATAAGGCAAAGGTGCAAGAATATTATAATTTTGAGAATTATTATAGGCGTAATCCGGATTTGGATCGACGAGTTGATCCTTATACGTGGAGCGAATATACGGAAGTCCGATTCCGAATTCCAGGCCGCCCTTTGGACTTTTTGTTAGATTCGCCGGATTGGTGGCGATATCCATAGGAGAACCGCCGATCGCGAGATTTACACCACCCATTCCCGCATAGCGCGTATTATGCGAAGGTTGGAATAAACCGACCCCAAACAGGGAAGAAAATCCCATCAGGAAAACGATACATACGAAAAGAAGGATTTTTGAATGTTTCCGGAAATCAATTTTTTTCGCTTTTTGCATTGGGTAACTCTTTATCATTTTAGAATTCTGGAAAGTTATTTTTCTTTTCACCCTTCCCGCTCTGTGGAAACTATGTGACTCAAATAAGGAAAGTTCAATGCAAAATTTTACAAAATACAGAACTATGACCGATCCTTACGCAGATCAGATCATAGAGGACTACTTTCGATCCGGAGAACAAGAAAAACTCAAAAGCTTAATGCTGTTCAATACGCTTACAAAAAACTTCGCCCCGCTCCCTTCCGAACTACCGGAGTATTTCAAAGATTACTTCGAGAGAACGAGTCGGTTACCGGAGTGGACCGACTGGAAAAAGATCGAAATTGCGGAAAGAATTTTCACTTCCTTTGGACCCCAGATTCTTATGATCCTTTGTTGTAAGTCCCTGCCTATGAGTTATACCTGCGGCAACGGGGCCGAAGTACTCGTTCATACCGGAAGATTGGTGGAACAGAACGGATCTACGGATAAGGTCTATCGTAGATTGATGGAAACGACTCAGTTCGTGGTTTCCGTCATGCAAGGAGGAGGTCTTTCTGCGCAAGGAGACGGAATCCTGGTCGCACAGAAAGTAAGACTCATGCACGCGTCCATTCGACATTTTATAAAACAATCGGGACAATGGAATTTAGAATGGGGAGAACCGATCAATCAAGAAGACATGGCTGGGACCTTACAAGCGTTTTCGAGTTTGATCGTAGAAGGATTGTCTTTCTCCGGAATCTCTCTTTCCTCCGATGAAAAGAATGCGTTCATTCATCTTTGGAGAGTTGTGGGACATATCTTAGGCGTTCTTCCGGAACTCTCTCCCGAAAAATATGAGGATGCCTATGCGATTGGCCTATCGATCTTTCAAGAACAGAGAAGATCTTCCGAAGGCGGGAAAATTCTTGCCAAATCGCTGTTAGATTTTATGGAATATATGCTACCTGGAAATTTATTGGACGGTGTTCCACTGTATTTTCTTCAGAGTTATCTAGGAAAGGAGAATTGTCTCGTTCTCGGATTACCTTGGGAAGAGAAGGAAATCTTAGGGGAGATTCTTGAAAAAATTATGTTAGATTTTGATAAGACTCTGAGCAAAAACGATCATTTTCAAAAACTTGTTTCCCATTTTTCATCCAAACTTATCCTCGGGATGGATCATTTTTACTATAAAGGTAAAAAGGCAAAATTCGAAATTCCCCCTTCTCTGAAGGGAAACTGGGGAGTATAACGATTATGGAATTCTGGCAAAAAATAATTACCGACCCGGCTTATCTTGGAAAATTCACTCCTCTCGAAAATTTCTTTCTATTTTTAGGAGTGATTCTTTGGGCATATGTTTACTACGCCTTGATCGCCGACTCTAATCGAAAACAATTTATAGAAATGCCGGTCTTTATCGCCTGCGGAAATATAATCTGGGAATTTCTTTGGGGATTCGTCATCCAAGAAGATATGGGAGTCCTTCTCAACTGGGGTTATAAGATCGCCTTTATTCTGGATATTTTTATCTTTATCAATGTGATCCGGTTCGGACAAAAACAATTTAAAATATCCATCAGTATATTAGAATATAGAATTTTACTCTTCGTATTATTGATCTCCTGGGGCGCCTTGATCTACACCTACTATATCAATCGATACGACCTATTTACTGGATCGAACTCGGCCTACATTCTCAATCTGTTTATCTCAGGATTGTATCCGGTGTTATTCTTGAGCATGGGGAATTCCAAATTGTTCTCCTATCCGATCGCCTGGTGTAAGTTTTTAGGAACCGTATTTTTCACCGTGTTTTTGTTTCTCTATTTTCCGAAGGAATACTTTGTTCTTTGTCTGGGCGTATTGGTTTTTATCGCGGACGCATATTACGTTTATCTATTTTCCAAACGAAGAACGTAAGAAATGTCTTTTCGCACGGAATCGAAGTCTTCATCTTTCCGGATACGGGAATTGTTACTGGAAGACCATGTTTCCACCGTTTATCGAGGCGTTCTGGAGGAAGAATCCGAAACAAAAATCCTCCGGATTCAGAAGGAAAGAATTCGGGAAGAAGATTCGTTCTACTTTCTGAACGAATACGAAATCGGAAAATTAGTCGATAACGAACAGATTCTGAAACCGCAAAGGCTTCTAAGAATCCAGGACAAGTTTTGCCTTGTCTATGAAAATATCGAATCTTCCTTGTTAGGTGAACATCTCAAAAAGGTGGACTTTCTTCCGATTCAAGAGTTTCTTCAGATCGCACATTCGATCACTGAAAATCTAATCGCGCTTCATTCGAAGGGAATTCTCCACAATCAGATCAGCCCGAATTCCTTTTTTTACGATCCGGATTCTGGAAAATCAAAACTCGCCTGGCTCGGTTCTTCCTCGCTTCTCATCGGAGAAAAAGGAACGCTCGCGCCTCTTCAAATCTCTCCTACGTTACTCGCTTATTGTTCTCCGGAACGAACGGGAAGGATGAATCGGACCGTAGACTTTCGTTCGGACGGATATTCCTTAGGGGCACTTTTTTATCAGATGCTCGTAGGCCAACCTCCGTTCGAGTCAAACGATCCTCTCGAGATCATCCATTCTCATATAGCGAGAATGCCCGTTCCATTGCATAAACGAAAAAAGGAAATTCCGATTCAGATTTCGAATCTTGTTATGAAACTTCTTTCGAAAATGCCTGAAGAACGATACTTCGCTCTAGAAACGCTGTCCAACGATCTCAAAATATTATTCGACTCGATCCGTTCCGGTCAGAGCATCCTGGAATTTTTCCCGGCATCAACGGAAAAGAAGGATAAATTCCGAATCACCGAAAAATTATACGGAAGAGACAAAGAAAAAAAAATCATCGAAGATTCGATCGCATCGATCTACGCAGGCGTAAGAGCGTCGATTCTCATCAAAGGAAAATCCGGAACCGGAAAAACCTCCCTTGTGATGGACTCTATTTTTTCGACGGAATTCAATGCGTTGAGAATTTTCAAAGGAAAGTTCGACGAGGATAAAAAGGAAATCCCCTATTACGCACTCAGACAAATCCTTGTGGAACTTTCCAATCATCTCCTGACTCGGTCCGAATATGAAATCCAAAGTTTAAGAGCGGCCATGAGGGAAACGCTTGGAGAGAACATACATCTCCTCGTCCAACTCATCCCCGAAATTAGGAGCTTAATCGGGATCACACCGGAGCCTACGGAGATTCCGAGCCAAAAGGACGATCAATTCCTATTTATCGTGATTCTTCGATTTCTTTCGATTTGTTTTAATCGAAGAAGTCCCGCATTACTCGTGTTAGATGATATTCAATGGGCCGATCCGGCTTCCATTGCGCTGATCGAATTCTTCTCGAGACAAACGGATTGGGAGGGAATACTTTTCGTTTTTATCTGCAGAAACGAAGAGGAGAATTCGGAATTTCTCGATCAATTCAGGAACAAACTGCTCAGTTCTGAAATTTTGTTACAGGAGATTTCCTTAAAACCGCTCGATCGAAGGATGATTCAGAACTTCGTGTCCGATAGTTTAGATCTGAAGTCGGAAGACAACGAAAAGTTAACGGATATCCTTTATCAAAAGACGAACGGAAATCCATTCTTTCTCAATCAGTTTTTTTATACCTTGTATACGGAATCTTTTATTCAGTATGAGAAGGCCTCCGGCATCTGGAATTTGGATTGGGATCAAATCATAAAGAAAACGGTCACGGAAAATGTCCTAGATCTTCTCACAGATGAAATCAAAAGACTTCCCGAAGAAACTCAGAGATTCTTACAGGTCGCGGCTTGTATCGGAGGCCTTTTTGACCTAGGCACCCTCTCCCATTACTTTCAAAAGACGCCGGAAATTATCGAAAGCGGTATTCGAGAATGTATCAAACAAGGAATCATCATCTTTCAGGAATCCCAAGTTAGTCTGTATCCGATTCTTCAAATTTTAAAAAACGGAACCGAAGAAGAAAGAATGCAGGATTCTATATTTGAAGGAATCACATTCCGTTTTTCGCATGATAAGATCAATCAAGTGATCAGCGAATCGATCGCGTCCGAAGATCGGGCAGAAATCCATAAGAGTTTAGCGATGATTCTGATCGAGACGGATCGAAATTCTCCTAAACAGGAAAGGATTCCGGAAATAGCGAACCATTTGATTCGAGCTCAAAGACTCCTCGGAACAAAAGAGGAAATCGATCTTTTCATACGTTATATTCTTCTCGCCGGTAACGCGGCCAAACTTTCAGCGGCGTTTAACACCGCTTATTCGCTATTTTCGATTCTTAAAAAGAAAATCACGGAAGACTCCTGGGTAGATCGAAAAGAACAGGCCGTTCAAATCTATAAATCCCTCGCCGAATCCGCCTATTTCCTTTCCAAAACCTCCGAAGCGGAAAACGCCGTACAGGTTTTATTGGATCATCTCGACGATCGAATCGAAATCGCGGACGTTCGACTGATGCAATTGGAAGTCATGAACATCAAGAACGATTTGGAAGGCGCATACAAGGTCGGAATCAAGGCTCTTCAGTCCATGGGAGAAGCATTTCCGGAAAGACCTGGAATTGCGATTCTTCTTTTTGAATTTTTGAAGATGATCTTTTTTCAAAGAGGACGTAGTCCGGAAGTTTTAGAAAAAGCGAAGAAGAATCAAGATCCCTATAAGATCGAGGTGATCAACATTCTTACGAACATGTTGAATTATGGAAAACACTTCGATAGTAAACTTTTCGTTTTCTTATTTCTAAAACTGATGAACATCACTCTCAAAGAAGGAAACTCCTCCGTGAGTTTTTTCGGTTATGCCGGTTTCGGTTCGCTCGTATTCGCGATTACGGGTAACTTTCGGACTTCGCTTCGTTACTGGAAATTAGGAGAAAGAATTTTAGAGATATATCCTTCCGATCGTCTGAAAGGAAGATTTTTGTTCGGAAAGAACATGCTTCTCGATTATTTCCAGAATCCGTTTTCCAAACTTGTACCATTGGCGGAGGAGGCTTATCAAAAAAGTATCCAATACGGCGACTACCTCTGGGCGGCCTTCTCTTTAATCTCTCATTCGATCTATCAATTGTATCATTCCGAGAATTCGGAACGTTACCGCGAAGTCCTAATCAAAGATTCAAAACGAGGTGAGAACCTAAATTACGAAATTATCTACGTGGTACTCGCGAGTTCGGATTATTTTATTCGAAGTTTGGCCGAACCGGAAAAACCGAGCGTCATTTATAAGGATCAGGAAGTTTCCATCGAAACGTTCGAGAATCAGATTCTAATTCCTTGCGGAAACGGAACGGCCTTCGCTTGGTATGCTGTTTTACGGGGGAAAGAATCCTATCTTCACGGAGAATGGGAAGAAGGTCTGGGGACCTTTTCGAAATTCAAAGAGGATTTGGAACGTTCGAGAACGATCTTCATTTATTCCGAATATAGATTTTATCGGTCCTTACTTTTGATTCGTTCCTTTGAAAACGGAAAAAATATTTCCTGGCTCGATCGTTTATTTATAAGAGGGTCGGTTTCTCTTTTTCAAACCTGGGCCAAGGTTTATCCGATCAATTTTGTAACGAGATATTACATTCTAAAAGCGGAATATTCTAGATTTAAGGGTGATTTAAAGACAGCGGAATCATTTTATGAGAAGTCGGTTTCCTCCCTTTCCAAGTCCGAGAACGATCTAAGGAAAGCGATCATAAACGAACACGCCGGTTTCTGGGAAATTTCAAGAGGAAAAAAACAATACGGAAACTACCTCTTAAAGATCGCCCAAAAACAGTATCGTTATTGGGGCGCTTCGAGAAAAGCGGATCTGATTCAGAAAGACCTCGATCTTTTCGAAGACGAATCCGATTTTCTTTTGCATACCAGGGAAGAAGCCCTTCTCGATACGATTCTAAAATCCGCGGATAATCTGGATCTTAGGAGCGTTCTCAAATCCTCCCAATCCATTTCCGGAATCATAGAACAAGACGAACTCCTGAGAAAAATGATGAGGACCATCATGGAGAACGCAGGTGCGACACGCGGTTTTTTGATTCTTCCGAGACAAAACGGACTCTATGTTGAAACGGGACAGGACATAGAGGAATCGGAGAATGTCTTACCGGAACCCTTACCCTTGGATGCGGCCGGGGAACTTCTTCCGGTTGAACTCGTCTATTATTGTTATCGTTCCGGACAGAGGACTCTTTTAGGAAACGCTTCGAAAGAATCCTTGTATTCCCTTAATTCTTACATCTCTAAAAAACAACCCAAGTCTCTTCTTTGTCTTCCGATCACAAAACAGGGAAAAATTCTTAGCATATTGTATCTGGAGAATCGACTCACCTACGGGGTGTTTGACGAGCACAGATTGGAGATTCTTGAGATTCTTTCCTCACAGGCCGCTATTTCATTGGAGAATGCGAAACTTTATGAGGACATCACTCGACTGAATTCGGAACTGGAAAAAAAGGTGGAATCAAGAACCCAAGAGTTGATGCAATCCTTGAAAATCATTCGGAAGGATCTTCTGTATTCCAAAAAAATCCAAAGAAGTATTCTTCCGGAACATCCCGTGCTCGCAGGAATTCTTTATTCCGTTTCTTATCAACCGATGGACGAAGTGGGCGGAGACTTTTACGATCTTTTCGAACTCAAACCGGGTCTCTACCGTTTTTTCGTCGCGGACGCGACGGGGCATGGTGTTCAGGCCGCCTTGATCACGATGGCGATCAAGAGCGAGTATGAACATTTGAAAAAACTCCACAAGTCTCCCGCGGATCTTCTGAAAGACTTGAATTTTGTCATTTTAGAAAAGTTTAAAACACTCTATCTTACTTGTATCGTCGCCGATATCAACGTGAAGAATCATACTTTAGAATATTCTTCCGCGGGTCATCCGGCTCAAATCCTTTTGAGAGATGGGCAATTCGAATTGATGCACAAAACCGGCGCGATCTTAGGATTAAAAAAAGACTACGAGTATTATTCCGAAAAGATCAAGATCCGGACGGGAGATCGAATTTTTCTTTTTACGGACGGAATCTACGAACAATTCAACTCGATCAAAAACGAATACGGAGAAACGCGCTTTTTGCAATCGATCCGATCTTCCGATCTTTCCACGCCGGAAAACCAACTTGCGAGAATACAAAACGACCTAGACGAGTTCTTGCAAGGATCGGCGATCCAAGACGATCTTACTCTGATCATCATCGAAATTCTCTAATCGATAAGGAAAATCGAATCCTTTCGATTTCCGAGAGTAAGAAAGGCCGCTCTTAAAAAAGCGACATTCCTTAACGAACAGAGAAGAATTCGAGAAAAATGAAATTCCGAATTCTAATTTTTACTTTTACTTTTTGAGCGAATATACTTTTTGAAGTTAAGCCTATGACTTCAAAAATCGCGGACATTCGAAACAGCTACACCCTTTCTTCTTTGGACATCGTCGATACGGGGGACGATCCGATCGTATTCTTTCAAAAATGGTTTCAAGAAGCGGTCTTATCCGAGGTTTTCGAAGTCAATGCGATGACCTTAGCCACCGCGACCAAAGACGGAAGACCGGACGCAAGGACCGTCCTTTTAAAAGGAATCAGCGAAGATTCCTTTCTATTCTATACGAATTATGAAAGTAGAAAGGGAAAAGAGTTGGAAGAGAATCCGAGAGCCTGTCTCGTATTTTTTTGGTCCGAACTCGAACGTCAGATACGAATCGAAGGAAGCGTAAAAAAAGTATCGAGAGAAGAATCGGAAGAATACTTTCATTCGAGACCGAGGGAATCTCAGATCGGCGCGCATTCTTCGCCTCAGAGTCAGTTGATTCCGGATCGGAAATTTTTAGAGGAACGATTCCAAAGATTCACAACGCAATTCGAGGGAAAGGAAGTGGATCTTCCCGATCATTGGGGCGGTTATTCGGTAATCCCGGAAAGAATTGAATTCTGGCAGGGAAGAGCCAGCAGACTTCACGATCGAATCGTCTTTGAGAAGAATCCGGATTCTTCTTGGAGGAAGTTTAGAGTCGCCCCTTGAGCAACCATTTTTCCTTCTTTTAATTCGGATGTTTATACCTTTTTCACAATCGAGAAAGGACTTTCTAAATCCGACCTTTTAGAGTTGAAATGGAACCTTTTGCGAGAGAATTTCGGTCCTCTCGTATGTTAAAGAATTCGAAAGTATTTCTGATCCGGAGAAACAACCTTGAAAAAATCGATCCTATTCCTACTCGTCCTTTGTCTCTCAGTTCTCATTTCCTGCGGGAAAAAGAAAGATTCCAACGCGGAAGGAAGCGCGGTGGAAGCGGAAAAAACCGCGATGCGAAGCGCAGATGTATCCGGACAAGTCAGCGCGCCGATGCCCTCTTCGGGAGAATCGAAAAAAGTTTCGAACGAAAAATTGGAGGACCAATTCAAAGAGACGTTCGACAAAGCCGACGACCAACTGGGAAAAGTTTTCGCTCCGATCGGTGGGACAACCAGCGAGAGGCTTCTCGAATACAACATTCAACTTTCGTACGAATGTAAGGATCTGATAAAGACAAGAAAGGAACTTTTAGATTACATCGCGAAATACGGCTACTTGGAAAGTAGTTCCGCGAGCAATTCGAGATCTCCGTACATGAGTGTAAGGATGCACGTCCGTTCCGCGAAGTTATACGAAGCACTCTTAGAACTTGATAAGCTTGGAGCTTTGCTCTCGGAAGATATTTCCACGATCGATCATACGGAAGGAATGGTTTGGCAAAAACGGAAGACGACTCGAGAAAAACTCCGTCTTTCGAGAAGAAACAACGCCAATCAACAAATCGGGGCTGGTTCAAAAAA from Leptospira stimsonii harbors:
- the modB gene encoding molybdate ABC transporter permease subunit encodes the protein MASLDWETIRYPVLLTLSVSALSTLIATVFGVFCAYTLFKTKFFGKELVDSILTLPLVLPPTVLGYYLLILLGRNGFIGSLLSDLFHFSVLFHWSGAVIASILVSFPLVYRSAKAALEEVDSDMEDTAKTLGKGNFTIFWEILLPLSWRGILAGAMLAYARGMGEFGATLMIAGNIPERTQTLSLAIYDAVQSGNDALAFNLVVLTSILSVLILTVSTKLFKKSHW
- a CDS encoding OmpP1/FadL family transporter, with the translated sequence MQKAKKIDFRKHSKILLFVCIVFLMGFSSLFGVGLFQPSHNTRYAGMGGVNLAIGGSPMDIATNPANLTKSPKGGLEFGIGLPYIRSTYKDQLVDPNPDYAYNNSQNYNILAPLPYFGWNVPITNRLHYGVGVYIPGGGNGQVDGILRVTPNGQSFRDWSGLDIPGPIGDSKKIKEDLLTTFYVVKMTNALAYQFGNLSVGLGIEAIYSKQIAYQRFYDITHTVEVPGQGFDYRSRNAYSMGAIFGLTYAFTDWFKVAYSYQARNILPLDGGMQIGIGDANNYRRTGVSATFNLPEKHGVGFSFGGENFRVGIDFLYYNYNSYNQTFKQTLEDSWFPTAFGKTNTISQNIAYHDSWAGAIGVEYKTDSFAYRSGYRYNTGVVRSEGMSALQAGIMVQQLATLGISFLSGNWSFDFAVNYLFSRKIEASQGNDWAVLHSVFNANDIRVLNYTQSLQSDVPALLFGASYRFQ
- a CDS encoding oxygenase MpaB family protein is translated as MQNFTKYRTMTDPYADQIIEDYFRSGEQEKLKSLMLFNTLTKNFAPLPSELPEYFKDYFERTSRLPEWTDWKKIEIAERIFTSFGPQILMILCCKSLPMSYTCGNGAEVLVHTGRLVEQNGSTDKVYRRLMETTQFVVSVMQGGGLSAQGDGILVAQKVRLMHASIRHFIKQSGQWNLEWGEPINQEDMAGTLQAFSSLIVEGLSFSGISLSSDEKNAFIHLWRVVGHILGVLPELSPEKYEDAYAIGLSIFQEQRRSSEGGKILAKSLLDFMEYMLPGNLLDGVPLYFLQSYLGKENCLVLGLPWEEKEILGEILEKIMLDFDKTLSKNDHFQKLVSHFSSKLILGMDHFYYKGKKAKFEIPPSLKGNWGV
- a CDS encoding trifunctional serine/threonine-protein kinase/ATP-binding protein/SpoIIE family protein phosphatase; amino-acid sequence: MSFRTESKSSSFRIRELLLEDHVSTVYRGVLEEESETKILRIQKERIREEDSFYFLNEYEIGKLVDNEQILKPQRLLRIQDKFCLVYENIESSLLGEHLKKVDFLPIQEFLQIAHSITENLIALHSKGILHNQISPNSFFYDPDSGKSKLAWLGSSSLLIGEKGTLAPLQISPTLLAYCSPERTGRMNRTVDFRSDGYSLGALFYQMLVGQPPFESNDPLEIIHSHIARMPVPLHKRKKEIPIQISNLVMKLLSKMPEERYFALETLSNDLKILFDSIRSGQSILEFFPASTEKKDKFRITEKLYGRDKEKKIIEDSIASIYAGVRASILIKGKSGTGKTSLVMDSIFSTEFNALRIFKGKFDEDKKEIPYYALRQILVELSNHLLTRSEYEIQSLRAAMRETLGENIHLLVQLIPEIRSLIGITPEPTEIPSQKDDQFLFIVILRFLSICFNRRSPALLVLDDIQWADPASIALIEFFSRQTDWEGILFVFICRNEEENSEFLDQFRNKLLSSEILLQEISLKPLDRRMIQNFVSDSLDLKSEDNEKLTDILYQKTNGNPFFLNQFFYTLYTESFIQYEKASGIWNLDWDQIIKKTVTENVLDLLTDEIKRLPEETQRFLQVAACIGGLFDLGTLSHYFQKTPEIIESGIRECIKQGIIIFQESQVSLYPILQILKNGTEEERMQDSIFEGITFRFSHDKINQVISESIASEDRAEIHKSLAMILIETDRNSPKQERIPEIANHLIRAQRLLGTKEEIDLFIRYILLAGNAAKLSAAFNTAYSLFSILKKKITEDSWVDRKEQAVQIYKSLAESAYFLSKTSEAENAVQVLLDHLDDRIEIADVRLMQLEVMNIKNDLEGAYKVGIKALQSMGEAFPERPGIAILLFEFLKMIFFQRGRSPEVLEKAKKNQDPYKIEVINILTNMLNYGKHFDSKLFVFLFLKLMNITLKEGNSSVSFFGYAGFGSLVFAITGNFRTSLRYWKLGERILEIYPSDRLKGRFLFGKNMLLDYFQNPFSKLVPLAEEAYQKSIQYGDYLWAAFSLISHSIYQLYHSENSERYREVLIKDSKRGENLNYEIIYVVLASSDYFIRSLAEPEKPSVIYKDQEVSIETFENQILIPCGNGTAFAWYAVLRGKESYLHGEWEEGLGTFSKFKEDLERSRTIFIYSEYRFYRSLLLIRSFENGKNISWLDRLFIRGSVSLFQTWAKVYPINFVTRYYILKAEYSRFKGDLKTAESFYEKSVSSLSKSENDLRKAIINEHAGFWEISRGKKQYGNYLLKIAQKQYRYWGASRKADLIQKDLDLFEDESDFLLHTREEALLDTILKSADNLDLRSVLKSSQSISGIIEQDELLRKMMRTIMENAGATRGFLILPRQNGLYVETGQDIEESENVLPEPLPLDAAGELLPVELVYYCYRSGQRTLLGNASKESLYSLNSYISKKQPKSLLCLPITKQGKILSILYLENRLTYGVFDEHRLEILEILSSQAAISLENAKLYEDITRLNSELEKKVESRTQELMQSLKIIRKDLLYSKKIQRSILPEHPVLAGILYSVSYQPMDEVGGDFYDLFELKPGLYRFFVADATGHGVQAALITMAIKSEYEHLKKLHKSPADLLKDLNFVILEKFKTLYLTCIVADINVKNHTLEYSSAGHPAQILLRDGQFELMHKTGAILGLKKDYEYYSEKIKIRTGDRIFLFTDGIYEQFNSIKNEYGETRFLQSIRSSDLSTPENQLARIQNDLDEFLQGSAIQDDLTLIIIEIL
- the pdxH gene encoding pyridoxamine 5'-phosphate oxidase, which codes for MTSKIADIRNSYTLSSLDIVDTGDDPIVFFQKWFQEAVLSEVFEVNAMTLATATKDGRPDARTVLLKGISEDSFLFYTNYESRKGKELEENPRACLVFFWSELERQIRIEGSVKKVSREESEEYFHSRPRESQIGAHSSPQSQLIPDRKFLEERFQRFTTQFEGKEVDLPDHWGGYSVIPERIEFWQGRASRLHDRIVFEKNPDSSWRKFRVAP
- a CDS encoding DUF4349 domain-containing protein encodes the protein MKKSILFLLVLCLSVLISCGKKKDSNAEGSAVEAEKTAMRSADVSGQVSAPMPSSGESKKVSNEKLEDQFKETFDKADDQLGKVFAPIGGTTSERLLEYNIQLSYECKDLIKTRKELLDYIAKYGYLESSSASNSRSPYMSVRMHVRSAKLYEALLELDKLGALLSEDISTIDHTEGMVWQKRKTTREKLRLSRRNNANQQIGAGSKNWEVIEESIERSEDELDLAEQETWKIKDRVSWATIAVTFGTPIPPDAIQVPEYRNALVGILNAFLQLSYYLLWWTPFLILGSFLVYFGGIVYQKFRNKIKG